A single region of the Xiphias gladius isolate SHS-SW01 ecotype Sanya breed wild chromosome 17, ASM1685928v1, whole genome shotgun sequence genome encodes:
- the cct6a gene encoding T-complex protein 1 subunit zeta codes for MAAVKALNPKAEVARAQAALAVNISAARGLQDVLRSNLGPKGTMKMLVSGSGDIKLTKDGNVLLHEMQIQHPTASLIAKVATAQDDITGDGTTSNVLIIGELLKQADLYVSEGLHPRIIAEGFEVAKEKALAVLEEVKVTQEMDRETLINVARTSLRTKVHKELADLLTEAVVDAVLAIAKPNEPIDLYMVEIMEMKHKTDCDTQLIRGLVLDHGARHPDMKKRVEDAYVLTCNVSLEYEKTEVNSGFFYKSAGEREKLVAAERKFIEDRVQKIIALKNKVCPNGEKGFVVINQKGIDPFSLDALAKEGIVALRRAKRRNMERLSLACGGIAMNSVDDLTSECLGHAGLVYEHTLGEEKYTFIEKCGNPRSVTLLVKGPNKHTLTQIKDAVRDGLRAVKNAIEDGSVVSGAGALEVAVADALVKHKPNVKGRAQLGVQAFADALLVIPKVLAQNSGYDPQETLLKLQMEYRESGLLVGVDLSTGEPMVAGEAGVWDNYSVKKQLLHSCTVIASNILLVDEIMRAGMSSLKG; via the exons ATGGCTGCCGTGAAAGCTCTGAACCCCAAAGCAGAGGTCGCCAGGGCCCAGGCCGCCCTGGCGGTTAACATCAGTGCCGCCCGGGGGCTTCAGGATGTGCTAAGAAGTAACCTGGGACCGAAGGGGACCATGAAAAT GCTGGTGTCTGGTTCAGGAGACATAAAGCTGACCAAAGATGGAAACGTCTTGTTACACGAGATG caaATTCAGCACCCGACAGCGTCACTGATTGCAAAGGTTGCCACGGCACAGGATGACATTACAGGAGATGGAACAACCTCCAATGTCCTCATCATCGGTGAACTGTTGAAGCAGGCTGACCTCTACGTTTCAGAG GGTCTTCATCCAAGAATCATTGCTGAGGGCTTTGAGGTGGCAAAAGAGAAAGCTTTGGCTGTTCTGGAAGAGGTGAAGGTGACTCAGGAAATGGACAGAGAGACCCTCATCAACGTTGCACGCACCTCCCTCAGGACCAAGGTCCACAAAGAGCTGGCAGATCTGCTCACTGAG gctgTAGTAGATGCTGTGCTGGCTATTGCAAAACCCAATGAACCCATTGACCTGTACATGGTGGAAATCATGGAGATGAAGCATAAGACCGACTGCGATACACA GCTGATCAGAGGTTTGGTGTTGGACCACGGTGCCCGACACCCAGACATGAAGAAGAGGGTGGAGGATGCCTATGTGTTGACTTGCAACGTCTCTTTGGAGTATGAGAAGACAGAGGTCAATTCTGGCTTCTTCTACAAGAGCGCcggggagagggagaagctTGTGGCTGCAGAGAGGAAGTTCATTGAGGACCGTGTGCAGAAGATCATTGCCCTGAAGAACAAAGTCTGTCCCAATGGGGAGAAGGGTTTTGTCGTCATTAACCAGAAG GGTATTGACCCATTCTCCCTGGATGCCCTAGCCAAGGAAGGCATTGTAGCCCTGCGCAGGGCAAAGAGGAGGAACATGGAAAG GCTCAGCCTCGCTTGCGGTGGCATTGCCATGAATTCGGTTGATGACCTCACATCTGAGTGCTTGGGACATGCTGGATTGGTTTATGAACACACACTG ggagaggagaagtACACATTCATCGAGAAGTGTGGGAACCCTCGCTCGGTTACCCTGCTGGTGAAGGGCCCCAacaaacacaccctcacacagATCAAAGACGCCGTAAGGGATGGTCTGCGGGCAGTTAAGAATGCCATTGAAGATG GTAGTGTCGTGTCCGGCGCAGGTGCGCTCGAGGTGGCTGTGGCAGACGCTCTGGTAAAACACAAGCCCAATGTGAAAGGCAGAGCCCAGCTGGGAGTCCAAGCATTCGCAGATGCTCTTCTAGTCATCCCCAAG GTTTTGGCCCAGAACTCTGGCTATGACCCACAGGAGACCCTGCTGAAGCTGCAGATGGAATACAGGGAGTCTGGTCTGCTCGTTGGAGTGGACCTCAGCACAG GGGAACCCATGGTGGCTGGAGAAGCAGGTGTATGGGACAATTACAGTGTCAAGAAACAGCTTCTCCATTCATG CACGGTGATCGCCAGCAACATTTTGTTGGTGGATGAGATCATGCGAGCCGGAATGTCTTCTCTCAAAGGTTAA
- the LOC120802650 gene encoding protein NipSnap homolog 2-like: MATRVLQRVGNGLKRTRNGLRANGQVTVVVRSLSAFREDSWFKSLFVRKVDPRKDAHSHLLAKKEDNNLYKIQFHNVKPECLDAYNQLCEDVLPSIHADPEYPCELVGTWNTWYGEQDQAVHLWRYRGGYPALTEVMNKLRQNKEFMEHRRERGKMLLSRRNQLLLEFSFWNEPVPRSGPNIYELRSYQLRPGTMIEWGNYWARAIEIRQKNHEAVGGFFSQIGSLYTVHHLWAYKDLQSREDTRNAAWQRDGWDEVVYYTVPLIQHMESRIMIPMKASPMK, translated from the exons ATGGCGACCCGAGTCCTTCAAAGAGTGGGCAACGGCCTCAAACGGACGAGAAACGGGCTCCGGGCGAACGGACAGGTCACGGTTGTCGTAAG GAGCCTCTCGGCTTTCCGCGAAGACAGCTGGTTCAAGTCTCTGTTTGTTAGAAAGGTCGACCCAAGAAAAGACGCTCACTCTCATCTGCTCGCTAAGAAAGAAGACAACAATCTGTACAAAATACAGt TTCACAATGTCAAACCTGAATGCCTTGATGCTTACAATCAACTTTG TGAGGACGTCTTGCCTTCCATTCATGCTGACCCCGAATACCCTTGTGAGCTTGTGGGCACCTGGAACACATGGTACGGAGAGCAGGATCAGGCAG TTCACCTGTGGAGATATCGGGGAGGATACCCGGCTCTCACCGAAGTCATGAACAAACTCAGGCAGAATAAG GAGTTTATGGAacacaggagagagagggggaagatgCTGCTGTCTCGTAGGAACCAGTTGCTGCTGGAATTTAGTTTCTGGAACGAACCTGTCCCTCGTTCCGGACCCAACATCTATGAGCTCCGTTCATACCAACTCAGG CCAGGCACGATGATTGAGTGGGGAAATTACTG GGCGCGTGCTATTGAGATACGCCAAAAGAATCACGAGGCGGTTGGAGGCTTTTTCTCACAGATAGGAAGTCTGTACACAGTTCATCACTTATGGG CTTACAAAGACCTTCAGTCCAGAGAAGACACCAGAAATGCAGCCTGGCAGCGTGACGGCTGGGATGAGGTTGTTTATTACACAG TCCCTCTTATTCAGCACATGGAATCTAGAATAATGATTCCCATGAAAGCTTCGCCAATGAAGTAA
- the mrps17 gene encoding 28S ribosomal protein S17, mitochondrial, producing MSVKQASVHAKWIIGRVIGTKMYKTAKVRVTRLVLDPYLLKYYNKRKTYFAHDALRQCTVGDIVLLKALPEARSKHVKHELAEIVYKVGRVVDPLTGKSVAGTEFVEPLADLPLGLEGETTLSEKLQELNISASSSGADAPPAQTPAP from the exons ATGTCGGTCAAGCAGGCATCAGTCCATGCCAAATGGATCATCGGCAGAGTAATAGGGACCAAGATGTACAAAACTGCCAAAGTGAGAGTCACTAGGCTGGTGCTGGACCCTTACCTACTCAAG TACTACAACAAGCGGAAGACTTACTTTGCCCATGATGCTTTGCGACAGTGCACTGTGGGAGATATCGTCCTTCTCAAGGCTCTGCCTGAGGCCAGGTCCAAACATGTGAAGCATGAACTGGCTGAGATAGTGTATAAAGTAGGTCGGGTGGTCGACCCACTGACAGGAAAGAGCGTTGCAGGAACTGAGTTTGTGGAGCCCCTGGCTGACCTTCCACTCGGCCTGGAGGGGGAGACGACCTTATCAGAAAAACTTCAGGAGCTCAACATCTCCGCCTCCTCCAGTGGAGCTGACGCCCCGCCAGCACAAACTCCAGCTCCATGA